In Neoarius graeffei isolate fNeoGra1 chromosome 17, fNeoGra1.pri, whole genome shotgun sequence, a single window of DNA contains:
- the LOC132901246 gene encoding olfactory receptor 51I2-like, whose protein sequence is MQYILLHILLNILHIYFPGLVTIMDRDTSLNNTNLTRFMTILTMEKLDLPPSSAFFIFIFGIFTYCLIVFFHSVLLVTIVVKRDLHKPMYILLFNLSICDLMGATAFYPQLVCSIFSQMREISYPACALQGIIIHLYGSGALSFLTVMSYDRYIAICKPLRYHDLMTEDTLVKLIFMVWSVSIFTVGSLFTLTISKEICRINIVDTYCNNPSLMKLSCEDMKVINYYGLSHIVLIQGSSVLVVSLTYIKILITCLSTKQTHSISKAVQTCGMHLAVFLSFEINAFLLLISHRLQSVSPDIRRAFGVSILIFPPILNPLIYGLNTKEIRKTVFQFLTTKVFFN, encoded by the exons ATGCAGTA TATATTGttacatattttattaaatatactgcATATATATTTTCCAGGTCTTGTAACTATAATGGACAGAGACACATCTCTTAACAATACAAATTTAACACGTTTCATGACAATTTTGACCATGGAAAAGTTGGACCTACCACCATCCAGTGCCTTTTTCATATTCATTTTTGGTATTTTCACATACTGTTTAATTGTGTTCTTCCACTCAGTACTGCTTGTGACTATTGTTGTAAAAAGGGATCTGCATAAGCCTATGTACATACTGCTGTTTAATTTGTCCATATGTGACCTTATGGGAGCTACAGCTTTTTATCCTCAGCTTGTTTGTAGTATATTTTCTCAGATGAGAGAAATCTCCTACCCTGCCTGCGCCTTGCAAGGCATAATTATTCACCTTTATGGAAGTGGAGCTCTTTCATTTCTCACTGTTATGTCTTATGACCGATACATTGCCATTTGCAAGCCTTTGAGATACCACGATTTGATGACAGAAGATACCTTGGTAAAACTTATTTTCATGGTGTGGTCTGTCAGTATTTTCACGGTTGGGTCTCTATTTACGCTCACAATAAGCAAAGAAATTTGCAGGATAAATATAGTGGACACATACTGCAATAATCCATCGTTAATGAAGCTAAGCTGTGAGGATATGAAAGTGATTAACTACTATGGCTTGTCTCATATAGTTCTTATACAAGGCTCTTCTGTACTGGTAGTATCATTGACATATATAAAAATCCTAATTACCTGTCTTTCTACAAAACAGACACACTCTATAAGTAAGGCAGTGCAAACATGTGGGATGCATCTCGCTGTTTTTTTGAGTTTTGAAATTAATGCATTCTTACTACTGATTTCTCACAGGTTACAATCAGTGTCTCCAGACATACGAAGGGCCTTTGGTGTTTCAATTCTTATATTTCCTCCAATTCTTAACCCTCTAATTTACGGGTTAAACACAAAGGAAATTCGAAAAACAGTTTTTCAATTCTTAACaacaaaggttttttttaattaa